The nucleotide sequence agaggtgtctcaccttataacaatctatcttctattattcctctcttccttgtggtggctggccctctcttcttcctcttcccctattcttcttcttaagtggccggcgacatcatcttcttggagagatcttggtggtcggattttgcttggagaagaagaagagataggaggcattgtttcctagtatcccttggagattggttggtggccgaagttcttcatctctaggagattgttggtggccgaaacttgcaaggagaagaaggaggcttgggtggattctcgtcttggtagatcgtcgcccacacgatgcccgagataacaaaaggaatacgatagaagattgtgaggtgtataagctacaaaaggtataactagttattagtttccgcatcataactagttcatctttttgtttagatcttgaaataccaaacataagaggctaacgtttctaggtttcaaatttatgattcgagtttgagtttcttttgttttttcgatcttgtgattcgattgttcttaatggttaaacctagggttactataaggagattaactattaaatttcgttgaaaggctttgtctaggaagtggtggatgctcccataaccaagaaggcctagtgcctcaccatgtttaacctggaagtcgatctctgaaataaatatttaatcaaatttataacataggtggatttagattaataatgttaagcatcatttgcgatccaagtctaaacgtctaagaacagataaattgaatttggaatcaataatgttaagttctgtttgcgattccaaatttaatttctaaagaacacaataggttgttaggaatggttcaggacttgcacaaaatttttgtataggggaaccagtacgatattccgagtagcaaccaacacaatccACTAAAAAACtcttccagaatttttagaagcaTAAATCGAGTTCAGAAAAAATAATGGAGAAGTGTAACAATCCTACACTTCCCTTTTATAGAAATAATAAGTATGCACAATAATAAAATTTGTTACCAACTCGAAGGATGAAGATCCGGACGCACTAGGGAGTTGGTGCCAGTCTTTCGGCAGTGGTAGGGCGTAGTAGAGCAGTAGTATGACTGTAGTGTGAAAACAAAGTAGCAGACTAATTGTAATAGCTCGTATGAAAGTTCTGTCCTCAATGCTAGCTGAACCCTTCTTTTATTGGcttttgagggcgcctccaattctcctcggaggtgccttcaagctaaAATCTGTTCCTATTCGTGCGAGAGCGCCTCCAAGCTTTtcagaggtgcctccaatgcctcCAAAGAGCCTCCGCACCATGAAACCTTATCCATAAATGTTATCTCTTCAAGAGCATGTTCACCCTATCCAGGACGCCTTCCACGCGGATACGAGGCACTTCCGAGCACCTCTAAGGCACATCCGATACTGTTCATTTGAAGCTGATTTTTGCCTTTTAACCCTACAATAATGCATTAGTCCAAAAATAAAGTATAACCTACAAAACATAGTTAGCACATTATACAAtagcattattaattagatcttatctttccaagaccaggatctagtcatgctctcaatttagatttttaaaatgaaccTAAACTGGATCAAAACCTATAATCCCAAATGAgactcatcctcactagatcactctcatccagtgacttacctcacttaccatttgttgtcttgacttatcttttgaccCACCAGGTATTCCCGCTAATTGTTAGGTCTGCAGATCCAACTAGACTTCGGCTAGCTGTCAGCCTGTCAGGTCCCACAAATCAAGCTGGACTTCCTACCATATATAGGGTCactccttgatctatctggactttCTACTAGCTATCAGGTTCCatagacctagctgaatttcagtCTGGTATTAGGTCCTCTAGATCCATCAATTTCTACACACTTGGTAATGATATCAAATTATACAGAATCTAATTTTaaccatttatcattcatcaaaatataagtttgaccattggtgccAATTGCACCAATAGATTGCATGTGCTTAGGGGGAGTTCTCCTATTGTGTTTATGCTTCTTGCATTTGTTTAGGGGGAGTACtcatttcttgttttccttatagAGATCTAGATTATATGCATATGTTCCTTTGGGCATGCATggcttaagggggagctttgctttttttcatttatttttcttccttgtgtaTCTATATTATGATATTTACCAAAAGGGGAGAAATATTATATTTAAGTTTCATGTAACATATTGTTTATTTTATGCTAGaaattattctaaacttaaataaattgttaaacatcaaaaagggggagattgttggtacaatcatGTCCTAAATAAGAAGTTTTGATGATTGACAATtgtttaagtttaggctaatacGTTGGATTTAACATGAGTTGTAAGTTTGCAGGATAAGAGAAGtctaagaaggtcgaggaccagaTATTTGGCAATAGAAACCCTTACAAGTCGGAAGatcagatgcaaggcaagaaaaGTTCATGGAGGTCGGGGACTGGATTCTTAGCAAGAAGCCCTTGTAGGTTGGAAGACCGAatgtaaggcaagagaagtccagggAGGTCAAAGACTAGATTCTTGGCAATGGTAAAACCTAAGTAGTTTGCGAGATCAGATGCTGGGTAGTTGAAGGCCCGGAGATTAGTAAGATCTAGACACAAAGTccaaagaacaagagattcgtcTGGCATCAAGTATAAATGGTACAGTGTGTCAATCAATTTGCCAAAACCCTTAATTGCTTAAGGGAGTGTTAAGCAATTAAGCAATCACTTAAGAAACCTTCTATTTGAAATAGAAGGTTTCCAAATCTATTATTGTAATTGATTTGGACACAGTAAATGATTGGAGCAATCACTTACAAAACCTTCTGTTTGAAATAGAAGGTTTCCAAATTAATTGTTGTAATGATTTCGAGACCGTAAGTGATTAGAACAATCGCTTACGGAACCTTTTTATTCGAAACGGAAGGTTCCCAAATCGATTAGGGTAAATGATTACCCTAAACTTAAGTGATTAGGGTAAGCGATTTGGAGAAGTCACATTCAAACAAAAACATACCAAATCGATTACTCTATTTGCTTAAGGCCAATAAGTGATTGAGCTCTTTTTCTGAATCGCTTAAGATTCAAATAAATGAATCTCTGCCGTCGATTTAGGGAAGTGATCATTCAACGGATAAATCAAAGATTCCTAAGCAATCAAAAGAAAAATCATAAGTGATCACCTGTcacaaaatgacaaaaaaaaagcTTATTTCCAAAGGGTTTAAGAAGGTTTCAAACACGATTAAAAGAtacttttttccacaactattCCATTACTCACAGTGCTTAAGTTCAAATGTTCAAGCTCTCATCCTTGCTATATCCTCAAGCTACTCAAAGAAGGAGAAGCTGTATCAAAACTGTAatctactcttcttcttccttatgaGCTATTTCATTTGAGAGAGAGCTGTAAACAGTGTAAGATTTCTCCACCTTTGACCTTGTTCCAAGAAGTAGAAGTTTCATAGTGGATGTTGTGACTGTGGTggggatccttggattagtcacttcaaggagatggataccaagtaaatataaGGAGTTAGCATTGCTTCCAATTTTCTGCTACGCAATCAAGAGGATCAAGAAATCAAATTGAGCTATCCCTCTTTTCTAGCTCAACCATTCCTAACATGTTATGTCAGACCAGTCAGGATAAAATTTGGCAAAGTGGGACAACTAACATTTTATCATATGGATTCTTTTTACTTGCTGCTTAAAAGTGTAATAGAAGCATTAAGTATTGTTAATGGTGATTTTGTAACCTCTCAAATAGTAATGGTCTATCATTGATGGCCGACGACTATCATTATGTCTTGCCATTGAATGGTCTTTACTTGGTGTTTAATGCAGATGAGGGATGGTGCTCGTATATAAGGAGACCATGGTCTTGAGTAGAAGGAGGAGAGATGCTTAAGCAAAGAAACTTCATCTACTTTGTTCCCCAATCTTTCTCTTTGTCATGTACCCGCTCGATAAAATTACTTGTGATAGCAAATGGGTACATTCTCAATTTGTTGGAATCCACTAGTGCTTAGTGGTGATCATGATTTGCCACTATATCCTGGAAAATAGATGACCTATGTACCTCGGAGTACTGTTGGAGGTGGGAtgaatctattttaagaaatCTGTTTGAAAGCAGGTCTCAACATCCTTTTTTCCCAACTCGACTTCCACACGAGAGCAGTTGGGAACACTTCTTCCTGACTCAATGATCCACTCAAGACCGACTCTGCTTTCACTCGGCATCTATTCAGGAGCACTCAGTTTTCGCTCGGCATTCACTCGGGAGCACTCGACTTGCACTCGGCAACCACTCGGGAGCCCTGGCATCCACTCCGTTCCTCGGTGCACTCGGTAGCTTCAGTactcatctgactcagattcggTACTCAAGTGACTTAGATTCGGTACTCATCTCACTTAGACTCGACACTCAGTAGACTCATACTCGACTGAACTAGCCCCGATAGTAGTTTGAGATTATATATTCATGTCACTCAATagataaaactaaatttaaatttgtaAATTCCAAATATTTCCCCTTTCTATCTCCAACACAATTGTCCAACAGATATTGCTTCTTTTGTCCATGGACAATTTTTGCTCTCAATTATGTGGCTAATTAATGGACGAATACACCTCCAAGCTAGAATAATTCGGATCCCTGATCATTAGGAAGGAGTGGACTTCAGTAATTTAAGGGGGATACGACTGCTAGTTTCCCTTGCCCCTGATGAATTGTTCACTTGTTATTAATTgtatcttccttttgattaatatTAATCTGAAATACTACTACACAAACTATTTAACATGGATTTTAATGGTAGTTTGTGGTTTGAGCAATGATATAGGAAAGCTTAGTGTATTGAAAGAATTGCAAGCGCCTTATAAGTCTGCAAGCACTGAGCAATTGGGGATTTAATATATGAATGTTTTGATGTCCATAAATATAAGGTCCACTTCCAACAAGCATTGGGAACTTGAAATAGCTTTAAGTTTTGTATGTGCATTACAATAGCTTGCTATTATTTCTTCATATCTATGGTGATATTGATCCTGGAATGGACATGACTTTGATGTTGAATTCGTTATTTCTTAGAAGATTGATTGATTGCAAATTTAGTGGTCTTATTCCTGATAAAGTGGGTACTCTACCTGATCTCAAAATCTTGTAAGTAGTGGTTTTTGAAACTGTTCTCCTTTTGTACTTGGTGCCTAGATAAGTATAAGTTCGATAGATAATGAATAAGGGTTTAAAACTCATTTAAACTTTTTATCTAGATCTTAGTTTGTCAGCTAAATACTACCGAGTCTTGATGGGCTCTATAATATAATCTCCAATGGTTGTACTTGGAAAGAACAAATTGAATATAATTATTCCTACTTCAACGAATGAAGCTTCACGACAAGATTAActtgtgtatactaaaagtctagttttttgtataaacatttacttaaaaataagaatcatattagtcaaatatctacatttataagttaagtgtagctgtttgattaatttatattgtagataacatggtgtgtggtgtcacacacagaagatcatgttatcaattccttataaattataaacagtagctcacgactgagatggaaaggaacaaatcattggaatagtcgtagtgtaattaggtatcagtttatcttgactgataaattacactagtacactctgagtgtattgagcaggaccatttaaggtaagttatttttatattgacttaataaaagaacaaggccttagttattatggaagtgtgtgctcttaatcctaatataataacaagtacatatatttagtatttatttctttgatttatcaaagggtgagattttattcgataaatcaataggcccgataagttggaaaatgatattacttatagtgtgtattgttgattatagaaggaaactgtgtcctagtaatctaagttgataatgcccccaagaggagctcataaggattgtcatgttaaaccctacaggtggacttagtccgacacgacaataaggttgagtgatactactcttggactaagatattaattaaagtgagttgttagtaactcaattactTAGTGgatatccgacatcttaaacatagggagattaatacactcatgataagaaggagcccaaaatgtaatttgggattggtgcggtagttcaataataattctttagtggaatgaattattattgatgaaattaagttgggtgtttggggcgaacacgggaagcttaatttcatcgggagaccaaaatcaattcctcctctcggtccctatcgtagcctcttattaataaagtattatacccacgtatacccacctttatacccatcctaaggtggccggccaagcaagttTGGAATCCAAgtttgggccggccaagcaaataggatgagccaagttgtgtggttGGCCCTAAattgaatccaagcttggtgtggtcggccacattaaattaaaaaggattttattttttaaatctttcttatgtggataccatgattttaaaagagagtttaaaatttaaatctttccttttatagctttctataaaagattaagtgaaatgtttgacatctttctttatttgtagttaaaaggaagattttaaattttgataaaactttccttttatgaaaccatcctcatgattttaaaagagagttttaaaattaaatctttccttttatagtttctacaaaaaattaagaaaagatatgatatctttccttatttgtagattaaaaggaagattttaatttttgataaaactttccttttatgaaacgatgttcatgattttaaaagagagttttaaaattaaatttttcatattatagtttctacaaaagattaagaaaagatttgatatcttttcttatttgtagattgagaggaagattttaattttaaagataactttcccttttggaaatcatccatatgttttaatagagatattttaatttataaaatttccttttataacaaacCACGAAGGGAAAATTTaatagagatttttattttaaaaatttccggaaacaaattaggaagttttaattcttgtgattaaaactttccttgcttggagaattaaagaaaaagaaattattttttatcaattaaattttccttttcatggcaaagaaaataaggaagtttttattaaaacttttcttattttccaagaccaaggattataaaagagagggagggggtgtctTCATAAAGtgaactctcttctattcctttcctctcttccttagtgtggtcggccctcttattctcccttttccttttttctttcatCTCCTTGGctgaacctcatcatctcttggtgcttggaaggtggccggatctttcTAGGAGAATGAggaaaaggaggttttgtttctagcatcccttggagcttggtggtggtggcggagacttgctatctcttggagaaatttgcttggccgaaacttggaagaaggaagaagaagggcttgggtggttcttgtcttggaagatcgttgcccacataacgcccgagataagaagaggaatacggtagaagatcaagaggttattgcatacaaagaaaggtataattagtaattattttccgcatcatactagtttttctttgtatgaattccaaacacaagaggctagagattctagatgttcagatttgtttaaatttgtgtttcttttatttttcgatcttgttattcgattattctttttggttaaacctaaagttatataaggaaattaaatattgaatctcGTTAAGAgtctttgtcgaggcagtggtggatgttctcatacccaagaaggccaagtacctcgccatgtttgacctgggagccgattttcgaaataaatatttaattgaatttgtaacataggtggatttggatctataatgttaagtatcgtttgcgatttcgaatttattttctaaagaacacaataggttgttaggaaaggttcaggacttatacaaaatttttgtacaggggaaccgatacgatattcctaggaccaactaacaattggtatcagagctagtgtttgcctctgtgtgtttagtttttagttcaatttccccctttgattacatgcTTCTCTTGGACCTTCTTTGCTCTAGACCATCTCTCACACAACTCTCCTTCTctctcttgaatgcacaagactTCAATGATGTAGATAACTCGTATTGCAACTACGAGCGAGATCGTCCGTAGCCACGAGATCAACAGTATTAGGAGAGATTATGCAAGAGAGACGATGAAAAATTCGTTccgaatgaattttaaaattcgtCCGTTCATTATTTAAGGATAGATAAAACAAAGGAAATCCACTGAAtaaacaaaggaaaaaaaatctaatatattagagtattatttaaagaaaatctagtatattttctattcaattgagtatcatttaaagaaaatctagtatattcgagtatattttctattaaaattgcctttcatatttttaggtataaatagtctaaaaatgagtataattcctattaaattcagcattttaaactataattgagtatattttctattaaattgagtatgcatttttttcctatttaatataatttctcttaaattcagtaccatttgaaaaaaaatcttgtatatttttcatctaattgagtatcatttaaagaaaatctagtatattttccattcaattgagtatcatttaaagaaaatctagtacaATTTCCataatatactagattctagtttaatatactgaatttaagagaatttatactcatttttagattttttatacttaaaatattataggtaattaggtaagtatattagactagggagtgaaaattaaattttttttttctaatgtaagTGCATGTAAAATTATGTTTACCAATGGGACTCCATGCAAATTTTCCAATAAAACAAAGGAAATCCACTAAATaaacaaaggaaaaaaatttccaaaaggtGGAAACTTTTtcctaatttttatttccgcattctgaaacaaaaaaaaaaactcctaaATAAATAGGAGCCGTCAGCCTTCGTACACATTCAGCGCAAGTCGAGGTTTGACAACCGCCAACACCGGCGCAGTCTTCTGCAAAGCGATCCCAAACGTCTCGCCCATGTCCAACTTCGCCCCCTCCGGCAGCTCCCAGTCGAAGGCATGGATGAGGGACCCCAGCATGTACTGCACCAGCACCACCCCCATGCGGACGCCCGCACAGATCCGACGCCCGGCGCCGAAGGGTATGAGCTCGAAGTCATTGCCGGTGGGGTCGACCTTGGCGCCCGGCCCTCCGGGCATGAACCGGTCTGGGTCGAACTCCAACGGGCTCGCCCACACCTTGGGGCTCCGGCCGATGGCCCAGATGTTGACCAGGAGCTTGGTGTTCGGGGGGATGTAGTAGCCGCCGACCTCGCAGGCTTGGGTGGAGAGGCGAGGGAGGTTGAGGGGCGTCGACGGGTGCTTCCGGAACGACTCTTTGCAGATGGCTCGGAGGTAGGGGAGGTTGGGGATGTCGGATTCTTCCAGCCGCCGGTTCCGCCCCACCACCACGTCCATCTCGGCCTGGGCTCGTCGGAGGATGGTCGGGTTCAGCAGCATTTCCGCCATCGCCCATTCTATCGTTCCGGTGGAGGTGTCGGTGCCCGCAGTGAAGagattctaaaaataaataaataaataaataaataaaatgattattttaaataaaaaataacccACGAATCGTGGTATCGGTTGTGGAGCTGCTGAGTGGCAGACTCCACTTAAAAAAACGCATTCTCGCCCAATCtcaaatttttagaaaaactaCGTCTTACCGTTGCATGGTGCCGGGGGCAAAGCCTGTCGTTTGTGATAATGAGGGTTTCTTATTTTTATCAACACGTGGAAGTCACCCGTAACGGTTCGAAACACGTGGAAGTCAACGGAGAGCACGTGACCAATATGTAAAAAGGCCATTTTTGTCTTACCAAAAGAAGAGCCTTGATGTTGTCCGGCGTCAGCTTCTCCTCCTCCACCGCCGCCGCTGGCAACGCCGATTGCCTCTCCATGAAGATGTCGAGCAAGTCTGACCTCCCCCGGCGCTCCTTCCTGGTCGCCTCGTGCTCCTCCACCATCCGTTCCAGCACCTTGTCGAACCGCTTGTGCACCCGCCGCATCTCCCCCTCCAGCCCCTGCAGGTCCAGCCACGCCACCGCCGGTATGAAGTCGCCGATGTTGAACTGCCCCGCCAGCGTCATCAGCTCCACCACCATGTCTTTGAACTCGTTCGACTCCGACCCTTGCTCCTCGAACACTCGCCGGCTCAGGATCACCTGCCCGATCATGTTCGCTATAGTGTAAATCAGCGTCGCCGCCACCGCCACGGGCTTTCCCTCGCCGGACGCCGACAGCATCCCCTGCAGCATCCGCCCCACCTCCTCCCTCCGGTACTGCCACAAAGCGAAAAAAAAAACGCTAGAAAACTCCGGCGTCGACGCAAATTAAAATCACATTCACGGCACTGGTCTACACATGCACGCACCGGTCCCCAAGCGTTGAGCGCGCCGGCGCCGAGCATGTGGAGGTTGCAGAGCTTGCGCAGGAGCTTCCACTTGGGGCCGTAGGGCGCGAACACCATGTCCTGTCCTTCGTACGCCAGCCGGATCGGCGCGGCGTCGACAGGCCTGTCGGCGAAGGCCGCGTCGAGCGTCTTCAAGAACACCCTCGCGGCCTCCGGCGACGACGCCACCACGACATCCGAGCTCCCCAGCCGGAGCCCCATCACGGGGCCGTACCGCTCCGCCATTCTCGCCAGCGACACGTGCGGCGCACGCCCCAGCAGCGGCAGAGCCCCCACCACCGGGAACCCCCGCGGCCCCGGCGGCGGCCGCCGCCCGCCGCCCGCCACCCGTCGCCCTATCCACCGAACGAACCAGAACAGAGCCACGCAGAGCAGGACCTCGCGCACCAGAAACATCACCGCCGCCATAGGGAATCTCACACTTCTTGGCGATAGAATTCGTGGAAAGGGACGCGAATTTATAAGAAAGGGAAAGGACAGACGAGTTAATCGAAATTAATAATTAGAGTGCCATcggaaatttatatataatttttgagCAAAAACTTAAATAATATATTTTCCAAGTAGTAGATATGCACGTGCGCTCGCGTCTGTTGCACCTACCAAATAAACAGTAACAACAGTTTATccgtaataaaaaaataaattagaaaatatttaagaGTGGCGCATatacaataaattttaattttaattgatttatttgtttcaataataattattattatttaagtaATAAAACAGAATTAATATAATCACTGTTGAATgatcatattttttatttaaaaatattattttcatatttatcatcGTGTCAATTTCTTATAAGATTATTTCTTATTTGCTCCATATAGTTTAGGTAAATTACTAACCCATATATAGTTGAAGTTAACGAATACCCAAAGACATaggtaagttttaaaattattaaatcatgtaTCAAATTTTACTTTTTACCCCT is from Zingiber officinale cultivar Zhangliang chromosome 7B, Zo_v1.1, whole genome shotgun sequence and encodes:
- the LOC122003778 gene encoding flavonoid 3',5'-hydroxylase 1-like yields the protein MAAVMFLVREVLLCVALFWFVRWIGRRVAGGGRRPPPGPRGFPVVGALPLLGRAPHVSLARMAERYGPVMGLRLGSSDVVVASSPEAARVFLKTLDAAFADRPVDAAPIRLAYEGQDMVFAPYGPKWKLLRKLCNLHMLGAGALNAWGPYRREEVGRMLQGMLSASGEGKPVAVAATLIYTIANMIGQVILSRRVFEEQGSESNEFKDMVVELMTLAGQFNIGDFIPAVAWLDLQGLEGEMRRVHKRFDKVLERMVEEHEATRKERRGRSDLLDIFMERQSALPAAAVEEEKLTPDNIKALLLNLFTAGTDTSTGTIEWAMAEMLLNPTILRRAQAEMDVVVGRNRRLEESDIPNLPYLRAICKESFRKHPSTPLNLPRLSTQACEVGGYYIPPNTKLLVNIWAIGRSPKVWASPLEFDPDRFMPGGPGAKVDPTGNDFELIPFGAGRRICAGVRMGVVLVQYMLGSLIHAFDWELPEGAKLDMGETFGIALQKTAPVLAVVKPRLALNVYEG